CTGGCTTggactcctcctccccGGTTTCAGTATCCGTTTCCAAGAAGCGACTTGACCCTCGCTTCTACACCACACGTCCTTTGGATCAATCACACTTTCCGTCGTATCCTCCTTTGTTGGTAGCAGACTCTCACAACCAACATGGCCGCTCAGACCCCTGTGAGTGACAATAgcctcttcttgttctgtcGGCTCGGAGCTGCTCCTTTGAGGTCAGCCGCCGACTTCTTTGAGGGGTTCAATTACATACGCTCTGCAATCGCTTTGTCCTCCCCGGATGTTTCATGTCCTTTGGCCGTACATGGTCGttgaggagatggcgaggacCGCAACGCTGACACTGTCTCCTTCCTACTCGTCGCTTTACcgcacctcctcttcatctcacGCCTTCGCTGTCACCGCCTTCTGCCTTCCTTCAACCTGCCATCCGAAATGACCATCGATGTCCTGCCTGAAACTGACACCGAATCGTCTTCCTACCACCGCCAAACCGCCTCTACCCATCAACAGATCGAGGCCTGGGTCTCCCACCTCGGCATCGACACGTCCCGACCTGGTACTCCTGGCAGTCCCAGCACTCCTGACCATACGTGAGTGACAACGTCATCTCTCTGTCTAGTTACAGCTGCTTATCTCAAATTCATCGACAGCATCCATGgtttgaggaagaagcaagCCGGTCATTCCGGTCCCCTCAAGAAGGTCCTCGTCGCCAACAGAGGTGAAATCGCCATCCGTGTCTTCCGTACCGCTCACGAGCTCGCCATGTCGACCGTCGCTATCTACTCTTACGAGGACAGGATGGGAGCACACAGGTACAAGAGTGACGAGAGTTACCTCGTCGGCAAAGGCTTAGCACCCGTCGCTGCGTATCTGTCCCAGGACGACATTATCAGGATTGCTCTTGAGCATGAGGTCGACATGATCCATCCCGGGTGAGTCTTCACATACGAAGTCACAGGAGTCGATACAACAGAACTAGCGCTGACGTTGTTGGCAGTTACGGTTTCCTCTCTGAGAACGCTGAATTCGCaaagaaggtcgaggacgCAGGTATCGCTTTCATTGGACCTCGACCCGAAACCATCGACGCTCTCGGTGACAAGACTAAAGCCCGTTCTCTTGCCATCAAGACTGGTGTCCCAGTTGTTCCTGGTACTCCCGGTCCTGTCGAGTCGTATGACAAGGCTGCCGCCTTCATCGAGGAGTACGGCTTCCCCGTGATCATCAAGGCAGCCATgggcggtggtggacgTGGTATGCGAGTCGTCAGGGACCAGGAGAGCTTCAAGGAGAACTTTGAGCGAGCCGTTAGTGAAGCGAAGAGTGCTTTCGGTGATGGGACTGTCTTCATCGAGCGTGAGTTGAGATGGACGTGTGCTTTGCCTAGGCTAATTCAGCGTTAGGTTTCTTGGATCACCCTCGACACATCGAGGTTCAACTTTTGGCGGACGGTCAAGGTAACTGTGTCCACCTATTTGAGCGTGACTGTTCCGTTCAGCGACGACACCAGAAAGTGAGTACGCCTTGTTTCCATTTTACAATACAGCTGACAGATCTGTCCTCCTTAGGTTGTGGAAGTCGCCCCCGCTCCACACCTCGACGAATCCGTCCGACAAGGTATCCTCAGCGATGCTCTCAAGCTCGCTGATGCCGTCCAATACCGAAACGCTGGTACAGCTGAATTCTTGGTCGACCAACAAAACCGACACTATTTCATCGAGATCAACCCTCGTATCCAAGTCGAGCATACCATTACCGAAGAGATCACCGGTATCGACATTGTTGCTGCTCAGATCCAGATTGCTGCTGGTGTCACGCTCGAGCAACTCGGATTGACCCAGGAGCACATTCACCGACGAGGATTCGCTATCCAGTGTCGTATCACCACCGAAGATGCTGCCGCTGGCTTCCAGCCTGACACAGGAAAGATCGAGGTGTACCGATCTGCTGGTGGTAACGGTGTGCGACTCGACGCGAGCTCAGGTTACGCTGGTGCGCAGATCACCGTGAGTGACTATCTGTGTAGCAGATCACGACGATTGCTGACGTCTTCGCTAGCCTCACTACGACTCATTGCTCGTCAAATGTTCCGTTAGCGGTGCTACCTACGAAGTCGCTAGGAGAAAGATGCTCCGAGCTTTGGTTGAGTTCCGTATCCGAggtgtcaaggtgagcgcACGCCCTTCCTCCGAGCTGTTCTCGCTCCTCGCTCACAATGCTACAGACCAacatccccttcctcatccgacTGCTCACACACGAAGTCTTTGAGTCCGGCAAGACCTGGACCACCTTCATTGACGATACTCCTGAGCTCTTCAAGCTTGTTCACTCGCAGAACCGAGCCCAAAAACTGCTCGCGTACCTCGGAGACATCGCTGTCAACGGTTCCTCCATCAAAGGGCAAATGGGAGAGCCTGGACTCAAGACCGAGGCCATCATCCCTCCGATCGTTGACAACGCGGATCCCACCAAGGTGGTTGACACCTCTGAGCCTTGTCTCAAGGGTTGGAGaaacatcatcgtcaatgAGGGTCCAGAAGCCTTCGCAAAGGCTATCCGAGCCTATAAGGGTACCGTGAGTATTAGCTTAATGCTTATCCACTTGATGGCCTTATTGACGTTTTTTCTCACTACAGCTCATCATGGACACCACATGGCGAGATGCTCACCAATCTCTTCTTGCTACCCGTATGCGAACCGTTGACATGGCCAACATTGCCAAGGAGACAAGTCATGCCCTCCAGAATGCTTACTCACTTGAGTGCTGGGGTGGTGCGACTTTCGACGTTGCGATGAGATTCCTGTACGAGGACCCCTGGGATCGACTGCGAACCCTCCGAAAGCTTGTGCCTAACATCCCGCTCCAGGCCCTTGTTCGAGGTGCCAACGCTGTAGGATACACATCCTATCCCGACAATGCGATTTACGACTTCTCCAAGAAGGCTGTCGAGGCTGGTTTAGACATCTTCCGAATCTTCGACTCACTCAACTACGTTGAGAACCTGAAGGTCGGTATCGACGCCGCTAAGAAGGCGGGTGGTGTCGTGGAAGCTGCTATCTGTTACTCTGGTGACGTGGCCAACCCTAAGAAAACCAAGTATACCCTTCAATACTACCTCGATTTGACCGACGAACTTGTCAAGGAGGGAATTCACGTGTTGGGTATCAAGGATATGGCCGGTTTGCTCAAGCCAGAGGCCGCCAAGATTCTGATTGGTGCCATCCGAAAGGCTCATCCCGATCTTCCTATCCACGTCCACTCTCACGACACCGCTGGTATCGCCGCGGCCAGTATGATCGCTTGCGCCATGGCTGGTGCGGATGTGGTTGACGTCGCCATTGACGGTAAGTTTTGATCCTGCGCGTATACATCCTTTGAATAGCACGGCGGCTGACAAAGCTGGGTAGATCTCTCCGGTCTTACTTCCCAGCCCGCCATGGGTGCCGTATGCGGTGCTCTCGAACAAACCGGGCTCGGCACGGGTATCTCGCACGAGAACATCCAGGCTCTCAACCAATACTGGAGTCAAATCCGAAAGCTCTACCAGTGTTTCGAGGCCAATGTCAGAGCTTCCGACTCTGGTGTCTTCGACCACGAGATGCCTGGAGGGTGAGCCAAGTCCCCTCGAAAACGTGAATGCCTTGCTGATCTTCTGCTTTAGTCAATACACCAACTTGCAATTCCAAGCTTCACAGCTTGGTCTTGGTACCCAATGGCTTGACATCAAGAAGAGATACATTGATGCAAACCAGCTGGTATGTCCAATTGGTGCACGCCGTAAAAACGAACAATTGCTGATGGCCCTTGCAGTGTGGCGACATCGTCAAGGTCACACCTTCATCCAAGGTTGTCGGTGATTTCGCTCAATTCATGGTCTCCAACAACCTCAGCAAGCAAGACGTTATCGATCAAGCTGCTACTCTTGACTTCCCCGTCTCTGTCGTCGAGTTCTTCCAGGGTTACCTCGGACAACCGTACGGCGGCTTCCCTGAACCTCTTCGATCCAACATCATTCGTGACAAGGAGCGAATCGACAAGCGTCCTGGTCTTGGCATGAAGCCTCTCGATTTCAAGCAGATCAAGACGGAACTCAGGGAGAAATATGGCCCTCATATTACCGACTACGATGTGGCGAGTCATTACATGTACCCCAAGGTGTTCGAGGAGTTCCAAGGCTTCGTTGAGAAGTATGGTGACTTGAGGTGAGCCATTTGTTCGCCACTGGAGATGTCGTGGGCTGACATTACACTTACCATTCAGCGTGGTCCCAACCCGATACTTCCTTGCTAAGCCCGAGATCAACGAGGAGATGTCCATTGCCATCGAGCAAGGAAAGACCTTGACCATCAAGTTGCTGGCTATCGGTCCTTTGAACCAAGCCAAGGGAACCAGAGAATGTTTCTTCGAGCTCAAtggagaggtgagcgatGTCTGGAGCATTGTTCATACTGCGCACTGTACTCACGAATCTGCTTGGAACGTATAGTCTCGAGCAGTTGTTGTCGAAGACACGAACGCTGCTGTGGAGCACGTTTCGCGAGAGAAGGCATCAAGTGACCCAGGCAGTGTTGGGTCTCCCATGGTGAGTTCGGCAGGAAGCGTCGGGGACGGAGGAGCTGATGGTCAATTCTGTAGTCTGGTGTCGTAATCGATGTTAGAGTCAAGGAAGGTCAGGAAGTCAAAGCTGGTGACCCTCTCTGTGTTCTCTCAGCAATGAAGGTGGGTCACGACCGCCGCATTTCACTGTTTCAGTTCAAAGCGCTAATAAAATTCTCCTTCTGCAGATGGAGTCAGTCGTCTCATCACCTGTTTCAGGCAAGGTCAAGCGTGTTCTGGTCAGTCAGAATGACTCGATCGCTCAAGGCGATCTTGTCGTTGAGATCACGCACTAGGAGGTGAGGGTAGATTGTCGATTACGAATGGAGTAAAAGGATTCATATGTTTTGAGCTGTTGGCGATCATTCAGCCAGCCATGTTTATTAGAAGTTGATGCAATACGTGCTACTGTGTGTGTTGAATTGATCGAACATATAACAATACATGTGTGGATAATTGGTGGTTGGTACATCATGAACTAGACCTTGTCTATTTTGAGTATCATCTGGTCGCACTGGATCGAGGCGATTTGCCTTCCTTCGGCGTTGTCTGACGAATGTTCAACACCAAGGCATCGATTTGAGACTGACAGCAGACTGTAGTCGCAGTCTATCTCCCAGGTGTGGGTGATTGTGGTTCGATCTGTTCTTGGGCTTCTTGGGTGGCCAACTTGAGTTCCTCGTCAAGCAATCGGGACACTGCCATGAATCTGGGTAGGTGAGGTTCAAGGACGTATCCAAAAAAGGATTATTGTATAAGAAAAGGGGGAAAGCCAGAAGATATCAAAGAAGTTGATCGGTACAGGTCATATACCAAAGGTGTTGTGATGGTTTTTGTTTAAAAAAAAGAGGAACagaagagggggaagacAACATTCATTAGCAAGGTTCATAAGTATCCTCTCGACGGAGAAGTGCAACCCCAAAGCAGAGAAACTCACTGAGCACCACATCCCACACCCAATCTCGCCATCGATTTGAGTTGTTCGGCCATCAGATCCAACTGCGTTTCCGTCTCTGCAAGGTTGGACTGGAGCGATCGCAGTCgtgaggagagagcggTGTAATGACGGGATTTCAAGGTGGatgtcgacatcttcgGAGTGGGTCGAGCcaaagggagaaagaggtgagaCTGGAGGTGATCTGTTTGGTTGTATGACTCTtgtgagagagacgagacCGCTGTTGTTCGAGAATGAGATGTCAAGGATGAATCAAAAGCTTCTCTCGTCCCAGCCGTGAGTTGCGTCAGTTGCCTCTCATTCTATCATTTGTTGACAACGCGCAAAAGGTCAAGTCGGGGCGCGTCACTCGCACCGATCGCTCACTTTACGTAATACGAGATCGAAACCGACCACTGACCAACCGGAAAGTTCCGTTAACGTTTGTAACGAATGGGAAATCCCTTTTTTGCCGCTTTGCTGATTACGAGGACTCAAAAGTTGATTTCTCTGACTATTCTTATTTCTTCAACACCACACCTGATCTAGCAAGTTTGGCCATCACAACACCAAAAATGAAGTGGAACATCGGTTctacctctttctcttcggGCTCAGACCCCATCACGACAACCCAAACCTCTTCTCTACCTCCCAATCAccctcccatcccatcttcatcgtcgtcttcgaccacctccacctctcgaTCTGCTTCTCAGCAGCAGCTTCCTGCCCAATGTCCcatgtcatcttcgacatcctccccttcctccgctTATTCCTCAGCACCCCCACCTCTACTGGCCAGATGTCCCGTCCAACACGATGGTGCCTCTGCCTCTGCCGCCGCCGGAGGTTCAGGTGCGACCATGAACCCACTGAACAACATACCTGCCAACTTGTCACTGACGAGACAACCGGATCAGAAATCGGACTTACCGACCGATCGAACGGCGTCGTCGATCCCCCGGCCCGTATCGCCAGACACACCGGGCGGCGAAGCGTACGGTACGGGGAATACTTGGGATTATCCGAGTCCTCAACAGTTCTATAACGCTCTGGTGAGAAAGGGGTGGGAGACGCCGGAAGATAGCGTCGAAGTCATGGTGGCAATCCATAATTTTTTGAATGAGAGAGCATGGGATGAGGTCATGAAatgggagaggatgaagccCAAGTGAGTCTACCCTTCCCCTTAGAGAGATTGCTGCCTGCGTtcccccccctcccctctTTTTTTCGATTGGATCGACATCAAGTCAGCCGTTCCGATTGAGCGTATCAATAATCCTGGCTAACATCAGCCTATCCCTTTTGCCCACTCAGCGGCGACAAGGCGACTCTTGCGAGATTTACAGGTAGACCAGGCGAACTTTCACCCAAAGCGAGATTACATCTTCTCGCAGGCAAGATCTTCCCTGAGCATTTCAAGTAAGT
The Kwoniella newhampshirensis strain CBS 13917 chromosome 10 map unlocalized Ctg14, whole genome shotgun sequence genome window above contains:
- a CDS encoding pyruvate carboxylase — encoded protein: MTIDVLPETDTESSSYHRQTASTHQQIEAWVSHLGIDTSRPGTPGSPSTPDHTIHGLRKKQAGHSGPLKKVLVANRGEIAIRVFRTAHELAMSTVAIYSYEDRMGAHRYKSDESYLVGKGLAPVAAYLSQDDIIRIALEHEVDMIHPGYGFLSENAEFAKKVEDAGIAFIGPRPETIDALGDKTKARSLAIKTGVPVVPGTPGPVESYDKAAAFIEEYGFPVIIKAAMGGGGRGMRVVRDQESFKENFERAVSEAKSAFGDGTVFIERFLDHPRHIEVQLLADGQGNCVHLFERDCSVQRRHQKVVEVAPAPHLDESVRQGILSDALKLADAVQYRNAGTAEFLVDQQNRHYFIEINPRIQVEHTITEEITGIDIVAAQIQIAAGVTLEQLGLTQEHIHRRGFAIQCRITTEDAAAGFQPDTGKIEVYRSAGGNGVRLDASSGYAGAQITPHYDSLLVKCSVSGATYEVARRKMLRALVEFRIRGVKTNIPFLIRLLTHEVFESGKTWTTFIDDTPELFKLVHSQNRAQKLLAYLGDIAVNGSSIKGQMGEPGLKTEAIIPPIVDNADPTKVVDTSEPCLKGWRNIIVNEGPEAFAKAIRAYKGTLIMDTTWRDAHQSLLATRMRTVDMANIAKETSHALQNAYSLECWGGATFDVAMRFLYEDPWDRLRTLRKLVPNIPLQALVRGANAVGYTSYPDNAIYDFSKKAVEAGLDIFRIFDSLNYVENLKVGIDAAKKAGGVVEAAICYSGDVANPKKTKYTLQYYLDLTDELVKEGIHVLGIKDMAGLLKPEAAKILIGAIRKAHPDLPIHVHSHDTAGIAAASMIACAMAGADVVDVAIDDLSGLTSQPAMGAVCGALEQTGLGTGISHENIQALNQYWSQIRKLYQCFEANVRASDSGVFDHEMPGGQYTNLQFQASQLGLGTQWLDIKKRYIDANQLCGDIVKVTPSSKVVGDFAQFMVSNNLSKQDVIDQAATLDFPVSVVEFFQGYLGQPYGGFPEPLRSNIIRDKERIDKRPGLGMKPLDFKQIKTELREKYGPHITDYDVASHYMYPKVFEEFQGFVEKYGDLSVVPTRYFLAKPEINEEMSIAIEQGKTLTIKLLAIGPLNQAKGTRECFFELNGESRAVVVEDTNAAVEHVSREKASSDPGSVGSPMSGVVIDVRVKEGQEVKAGDPLCVLSAMKMESVVSSPVSGKVKRVLVSQNDSIAQGDLVVEITH